A single genomic interval of Rosistilla ulvae harbors:
- a CDS encoding TPM domain-containing protein has translation MISRRRSLAFVYCAAIIALGWMGPPSATAIEIDLQPPGEREFVRDLAGMLNPGAKEKIQELCDSLLTDKATPIIVITIESMAQYGGERLRIETFATLLFDQWGIGQATLGDQEWNTGILLLVSRDDRKARIELGGGWGRREDALCRQIMDDYIVAEFKQGRFSEGIVAGVEALDTMARKLQLPTRPRPWWHYALVVGAIGLGIFTVVSLVRNGSSGWAWLFWGAVFTVLGVILYQLLTSRGGSSGGFGGGSFGGGSSGGGGATGSW, from the coding sequence ATGATTAGTCGACGCAGAAGTCTGGCGTTTGTTTATTGCGCCGCGATCATCGCCTTGGGTTGGATGGGCCCTCCATCGGCGACCGCGATCGAAATCGATCTTCAACCGCCGGGGGAGCGTGAATTTGTCCGCGACCTCGCGGGAATGCTCAATCCTGGCGCAAAGGAAAAGATCCAAGAACTGTGCGACAGCCTGCTGACCGACAAAGCGACGCCGATCATCGTGATCACGATCGAATCGATGGCACAATACGGCGGCGAAAGGCTGCGGATCGAGACGTTTGCAACACTGTTGTTCGATCAATGGGGAATCGGTCAGGCGACGTTGGGAGACCAGGAGTGGAATACGGGGATCCTGTTGCTGGTTTCCCGCGACGATCGGAAAGCGAGGATCGAGCTAGGAGGCGGATGGGGTCGACGCGAAGATGCGCTCTGCCGACAGATCATGGACGACTACATCGTGGCGGAGTTTAAACAGGGGCGGTTTTCCGAAGGGATCGTGGCCGGCGTCGAAGCACTCGACACGATGGCTCGCAAGCTGCAACTGCCGACGCGACCGCGTCCCTGGTGGCATTACGCGTTGGTTGTCGGTGCGATCGGGCTGGGCATCTTCACGGTCGTCTCTCTGGTCCGCAACGGTTCCAGCGGATGGGCTTGGCTTTTTTGGGGGGCTGTATTCACAGTCCTGGGTGTGATCCTCTACCAGCTGTTGACCAGTCGCGGTGGCAGCAGTGGTGGCTTTGGCGGAGGGTCGTTCGGCGGTGGCTCTTCCGGTGGCGGCGGTGCAACGGGTTCTTGGTAA